CAGGGCCATTCATTGTTTAGATTGGTAGCACTGCCCAGCCCGAACACCAGCCTGTACACCATCAGCAGCATACCCAGCGCACCCAGCACCAGCAACACATACCTGGTGGGGGTCATAGGAAAACGCCATTTATCACTAGTGGCCATCACAAAGCCTCCCTGTCGATTAGTTTAACCGTTATCTTTACCGGACTTATTTTCCCGAGCAATTTCGTTGCGCCGACGGTTGTACACGTACATGCCGGTTAGCAGTGCTCCCCAGCCCAGTCCCACGGCCGGCGTCAAGCTCAGTATACTTTCGGTATACTGGGGCAGCGGCCTGGTAGTGATGTTGGTGCGGAAGCCCAATGCTTCAAAAGGCACATCCGATATATACAGCCAGGCCGTGCCCCCGGCCTCTTTTTCACCATAGATATGCTTTATGTAGCTGCTGTCGCTGTTTATTTTTTCGCGGGCCTGGCTTAGCAGATTATGGCGATCGCCATAAGTAAGCGCGCCCGCCGGACATACACCTACACAGGCCGGGCTTTCACCCGCATGCAAGCGATCCGAGCACATCTGGCATTTGCGTACCTGGGGAAAAGTCTTATCCCACTCATATTTGGGAATATTAAACGGACAGGCCAGCATGCAATACCGGCAGCCCACACATAAATTTGCATCGTACACCACCGGGCCATCCTTGGTCTTTTTAATAGCCTTGGAAAAACAAGCCGAAGCACAGGCCGGCTCCTCGCAGTGCAGACACTGGTTTTTAACAAACCGCCACACTGATTCATTACCCTTCTTAGTTTCCACTTTATTAACTACAGTCCAGTTCTCCGCATCAAGGCTTGCTTCACCGCCTTTATCCGAAGCGGTCCGAGTATATTGCAATTTGTTCCACATTTTACAGGCCACCATACAACTGCCACAGCCCACGCACTTGGTGAGGTCAACTAATACTCCCTTTGACAAACCATTCACCCGCCTTGTCAGAAATTCTTTTAACATATTAATAATTGCAATTAATCAGTCGGTAAAAATATTAAACCCTGTAAACTACTTTAATTGCCAACTAATCACTATCCGGCCGGAAATTGATAAGTTATTTCGCAAACGGAGTTAACCGGTAATATATAAGGGATAGCAACTATAAAACCAGCAATTAATAGGTAGATTTAATTTCCGTCAGGCTGTGAGCTGTTTAGCTTTTTTGCCCCGGTCGGTATAGCTGGTATGCAGCAGTTCCTCGGCCAGTTCACTCATCGGATGCTCCAGGAAGTTCTGATACAAGGCAAGCACCTCGGAGTTTTCATGGCTCTCACGCCACTGCATGCGAGCATCCGCTTGATACAGGCTGTTAATCCTCTGCATGCGCACCTCGTCGGAGGGCGGCACTGCGGACCGGGGCTGCCCGCCTCCGCTAATGCACCCGCCGGGACAGCACATGAATTCCACAAAATGCCAGGGCGCGTTACCCTTACGCACTGCTTCCAACACCTGCCGGCCATTACTCATACCGTGACAGACCGCCACCTTCACCGTACCCACGCCGGGCACATCTACCGCCGCCTCTTTAACCCCTTCCAAGCCGCGCACCGGAGTAAGGGTCAAAAGATTGGCCGGAGGCTGCTGCTGAGTAATGAAGTAATACGCGGAACGCACCGCCGCCTCCATCACGCCACCCGTAGCGCCGAAAATAATTGCGCCGCCGGTGCTTTTACCCAACAGGGGGTCATAGTTTTGTTCCGGCAATTTGTTCAAATCAATGCCTTGCTGCTTGATTAGCCGGGCCAGTTCGCGGGTAGTTAATACTGCATCCATATCCCGCATATTCTGTTTATTCCAATAGTGAGCGCTGCTGTTCATTTCCGGGCGCTGAACCTCAAATTTTTTGGCGGTGCAGGGCATAATGGATACCGAAACGATGTTTTCCGGGTTAATGTTTTTCATCTTAGCATAGTACGTTTTGACCAGCGCACCCAGCATCTGCTGAGGTGATTTACAGCTGGACATGTGGGGCAGCAAGTCCGGGTAGAAATATTCACAAAACTTTACCCAGCCCGGGCTGCAGGAGGTGAACTGGGGCAGCGGCTTATTTATATCTCCCTTGATCCGCTTAATCAGTTCCGTAGCCTCTTCCATAATAGTTAAATCAGCTGAAAAATTGGTATCAAACACCGCGTCGAAGCCCAAACGTTTTAAAGCCGCTACTTGCTGGCCCATCACCCAGGTGCCCGGAGCCAGCCCGAACTCCTCGCCCAGCGCCACTCTGGTGGCCGGAGCAGTTTGTACTACTACATGTTTGTCGGGGTCCTGCAGAGCCTGCAGTACTTTTTGAGTATCATCCCGCTCGGTAATAGCTGCGGTGGGACACCACAGCGCACACTGTCCGCAGTTAACGCATACCATTTCATCCGCAAGCGGCAGGCCATAATGACCAAAAACCGATTGGATGTTTTTGCATACCTCCAGGCACTGCCCGCATAAAATGCATTTTTCATCGTCCCGAACAATGGATGGATTATCCGGAGTAATGGGCACCCGCCCCCGCACCTGGGCCGGCCAGGCTCCCCGCCCTTGGTATTGCTGGGGCAGCCAGCCGTCCCCACCGGCTTGTCCCGCTACAGTTGAGGCACCGCACCCGGCCAGGCTCACCGTAATGCCGGCCAGTCCCAACCCTCCCATCATTCTTAGAAAAGACCGCCTGGTTACTTGCTTTTCCAGCCGCAGCTCATCATCTTTGACACGGTCGTCCATAATATACCTCCTTAAGGTCATACTTAAACCTTATAGCTATCCTTAAAAAGCTATTCCCAAAAAATTCAAATCACCATCTACGCTGTGCTTTGCAGTTGCCATTTTAATGTGCCTGTTAACGTGCCTGCGATTGTCATTGCAAGCGCAAGCAAAGCAATCTCAGACCCCGAAGCAGGTCTCCAAAGAAATGCGGGCTGCAAAACAGAGATTGCTTCGCCGCCTCACTCCTCGCAATGGCAGCGCCGCAGGCTGTATTCACAGCAATAACAGACCAAGGTACTGCGTTTGCCGGCACAGCCGTCTATCTAATATATTATTTAGCCGTCAGTCCCCTGCGCATGACCTTGCGCAGCAAGCGTTTAAAAAATGCCTTCAAATTAAATGTTTTTCCAGCCTGTTTGCGATACTTCATCCATTCTACCAGGCGGACTATAGTAGCGCTGATTTCGTATAAAAGATACATGGGGGCCGCAAAAAGCAATACTGTAAATATGTCGGGAGAGGCCACCAGGGCAGCGGCAATCACAACCGCGGCCACGATAGCTATTTTTCGTCCCTTAACCATCATCCGGTAGTTGATAATGCCCAGCCTGGCCAGAAAATAACCGGCCAAAGGCAATTCAAAGACTAACCCGAAAGGCAGCAAAAAGTTTAAAGTAAAGGAAACGTATTTGCCGATAGTCAGCATGGGCACAAGTTCAGCGCCCCCGTAGCGCAGTAAAAAGGTAACACACATACGGAAAACGACAAGAAAGCCGAAGGCCACGCCGCCAATAAAAAGCAAAAAGGAAACCAATATAA
This genomic interval from Desulfoscipio sp. XC116 contains the following:
- a CDS encoding 4Fe-4S dicluster domain-containing protein yields the protein MSKGVLVDLTKCVGCGSCMVACKMWNKLQYTRTASDKGGEASLDAENWTVVNKVETKKGNESVWRFVKNQCLHCEEPACASACFSKAIKKTKDGPVVYDANLCVGCRYCMLACPFNIPKYEWDKTFPQVRKCQMCSDRLHAGESPACVGVCPAGALTYGDRHNLLSQAREKINSDSSYIKHIYGEKEAGGTAWLYISDVPFEALGFRTNITTRPLPQYTESILSLTPAVGLGWGALLTGMYVYNRRRNEIARENKSGKDNG
- a CDS encoding [FeFe] hydrogenase, group A, with translation MDDRVKDDELRLEKQVTRRSFLRMMGGLGLAGITVSLAGCGASTVAGQAGGDGWLPQQYQGRGAWPAQVRGRVPITPDNPSIVRDDEKCILCGQCLEVCKNIQSVFGHYGLPLADEMVCVNCGQCALWCPTAAITERDDTQKVLQALQDPDKHVVVQTAPATRVALGEEFGLAPGTWVMGQQVAALKRLGFDAVFDTNFSADLTIMEEATELIKRIKGDINKPLPQFTSCSPGWVKFCEYFYPDLLPHMSSCKSPQQMLGALVKTYYAKMKNINPENIVSVSIMPCTAKKFEVQRPEMNSSAHYWNKQNMRDMDAVLTTRELARLIKQQGIDLNKLPEQNYDPLLGKSTGGAIIFGATGGVMEAAVRSAYYFITQQQPPANLLTLTPVRGLEGVKEAAVDVPGVGTVKVAVCHGMSNGRQVLEAVRKGNAPWHFVEFMCCPGGCISGGGQPRSAVPPSDEVRMQRINSLYQADARMQWRESHENSEVLALYQNFLEHPMSELAEELLHTSYTDRGKKAKQLTA
- the tatC gene encoding twin-arginine translocase subunit TatC — its product is MQHLEELRRVIIVSIISTFAMAVVCWFLSDPVLRILLEPVTGTGNKIIYIGVTEAIMTKIKLAFFLGFLASLPVTLWQFWGFIIPALRKLERIYFTFFILVSFLLFIGGVAFGFLVVFRMCVTFLLRYGGAELVPMLTIGKYVSFTLNFLLPFGLVFELPLAGYFLARLGIINYRMMVKGRKIAIVAAVVIAAALVASPDIFTVLLFAAPMYLLYEISATIVRLVEWMKYRKQAGKTFNLKAFFKRLLRKVMRRGLTAK